The proteins below are encoded in one region of Thermococcus sp. 21S7:
- a CDS encoding flagellar protein G yields the protein MAAGGPASELIMFIVAVIIAGTVAGALAYVTTDIAHGINDRGEMLADQLRTDFAIINDPNSIPVDNTTTPYTYTFYIKNVGKKVIPFSSDAVQVFIDGNLIPAANLTFQDVSGNPITYLNPYEVGVIKVMTTLNTGEYYRITIVLENGRRRSLVFRAP from the coding sequence ATGGCGGCGGGGGGACCAGCGAGTGAGCTCATAATGTTCATCGTTGCGGTTATAATTGCCGGCACCGTTGCCGGGGCCCTTGCATACGTTACCACCGATATAGCCCATGGTATAAATGACAGGGGTGAGATGCTCGCTGATCAGCTGAGGACGGATTTTGCAATAATAAACGACCCCAATTCGATACCAGTGGACAACACAACGACCCCGTACACATACACGTTTTACATCAAAAACGTCGGGAAGAAGGTTATTCCTTTCAGCTCCGATGCCGTCCAGGTTTTCATCGATGGTAACCTAATCCCCGCCGCCAATCTGACCTTTCAAGACGTTAGCGGCAACCCTATAACGTATCTCAATCCCTACGAGGTGGGTGTGATAAAGGTCATGACCACCCTAAACACCGGTGAGTACTACAGGATAACGATAGTACTGGAGAACGGAAGACGGAGGAGCCTCGTCTTTAGGGCGCCCTGA
- a CDS encoding flagella: MGFSVSASAAIIFISFLLAASTLYAAWDNSYSNVRAAQDDWYELKVSRLNTLLGLNASLGSVSWGSGYYNLTLYVQNSGETQYLPHWSGVYDGDYVTLYNISDDNVGWAENYTYLLPGETANLNVTNVGEDGKLHNLTIIFANGCWLRLSWHYNGTAVLLDGQSRGCPTEVS, translated from the coding sequence ATGGGCTTCAGCGTCTCAGCGAGTGCAGCGATAATCTTCATTTCATTTTTACTAGCCGCCAGTACACTCTATGCCGCATGGGACAACAGCTACTCCAACGTTCGGGCCGCCCAGGATGATTGGTACGAACTGAAGGTTTCAAGACTCAACACCCTGCTCGGTCTGAACGCCAGTTTAGGCTCCGTTTCATGGGGTAGCGGTTACTACAATCTGACCCTTTACGTTCAGAACTCTGGGGAGACCCAGTACCTGCCGCACTGGAGCGGAGTATACGACGGTGATTACGTAACGCTGTACAACATCAGCGACGATAACGTCGGGTGGGCTGAGAATTACACGTATCTCCTCCCTGGGGAAACTGCAAACCTAAATGTGACTAACGTTGGGGAGGATGGAAAACTCCACAATCTCACGATCATCTTTGCCAATGGATGCTGGCTCAGGCTGAGCTGGCACTACAACGGAACCGCAGTCTTGCTGGATGGTCAGAGCAGGGGCTGTCCAACGGAGGTGAGTTGA